A DNA window from Providencia huaxiensis contains the following coding sequences:
- a CDS encoding LysR substrate-binding domain-containing protein, translated as MKLPPLTSLRFFDTAAKAGSFVQAAHELNVTHSAISRQIRLLEEYLGVELFERRNRAVFLTANGQILLQTTSSIFEQLKDGIEKIKNSTFPDVVSLSCEPTIAMKWLIPRLTHFYQQYPHITVHLVAAGGVIDFTKTNVDLALRRNDFKWNDNLCAVKVCSERMGVVVRPELDFKKNASHIALLSTTSRPNAWETWQNIKEIALQNSKTITYEHFYLCIQAALAGQGAALASFLMVADEIQSKQLAAPYGFIEDNSAYYLLSSKPVEQGSAAAIFTQWLIEQVNISIETLIDKR; from the coding sequence ATGAAACTACCACCATTAACGTCATTACGTTTTTTTGATACTGCTGCAAAAGCAGGCAGTTTTGTGCAAGCGGCACATGAGTTGAATGTGACTCATAGTGCGATTAGCCGACAAATTCGTTTATTAGAAGAATACCTTGGTGTTGAGTTATTCGAACGAAGGAACCGTGCTGTTTTTTTAACAGCGAACGGCCAAATATTGTTACAAACCACTAGTTCGATATTTGAACAGCTCAAAGATGGTATTGAAAAGATAAAAAACAGCACATTTCCTGATGTTGTTAGCTTGTCTTGTGAACCAACAATTGCAATGAAATGGTTAATACCTCGACTTACGCATTTTTATCAGCAATATCCTCATATTACAGTACATTTAGTCGCAGCTGGTGGTGTAATTGATTTCACAAAAACGAACGTTGATTTAGCATTGAGGCGTAATGATTTTAAATGGAATGACAATCTTTGCGCGGTAAAAGTGTGTTCAGAACGAATGGGAGTCGTGGTTCGGCCTGAACTTGATTTTAAGAAAAACGCTAGTCATATAGCACTGCTATCAACCACATCTAGACCCAATGCATGGGAAACTTGGCAAAATATAAAAGAAATAGCGCTTCAAAATAGTAAAACTATTACATACGAGCACTTTTACTTGTGTATTCAAGCGGCCTTAGCTGGGCAAGGGGCGGCTCTCGCGTCATTTTTGATGGTTGCCGACGAAATACAATCGAAACAATTAGCCGCGCCATATGGTTTTATTGAAGATAATTCAGCGTACTATTTATTGTCATCGAAACCTGTTGAGCAAGGTAGTGCAGCGGCTATTTTTACGCAGTGGCTAATTGAACAGGTGAATATCAGTATTGAAACTCTGATAGATAAAAGATAA
- the ddlA gene encoding D-alanine--D-alanine ligase translates to MSKIRVGVIFGGRSTEHEVSLQSAKNIINGLDRNKFDVCLLGINKEGQWHEYNESDYLLHGDDPSRIALNTPKRAIALVPGKTSEQFISLEDAKPLPQIDVIFPIVHGNLGEDGSLQGLLRMANLPFVGPGVLGSSACMDKDVTKRLLRDAGLNIAPFITVLKNERATTEYEATVAQLGLPLFIKPANQGSSVGISKVSTESEFNAALDFAFLFDMKVLIESAVKGREIECAVLGNEEPLASPCGEIVLHDSFYAYHTKYIDENGASVVAPAQLDDAVSDKIREIALSAYRALNCSGMSRVDVFLTENNDVVINEINTLPGFTNISMYPKLWQQGGMTYPQLISRLIELGIEKFQQTAMLKTACDEL, encoded by the coding sequence ATGAGCAAAATACGAGTCGGTGTTATTTTTGGTGGTCGATCAACAGAACATGAAGTTTCACTACAGTCCGCTAAAAATATTATCAATGGGTTAGATCGCAATAAATTTGATGTATGCCTTTTGGGGATTAATAAAGAAGGGCAATGGCATGAATATAACGAATCTGATTATTTATTGCATGGTGATGATCCCTCTCGTATTGCGTTAAATACGCCTAAGCGAGCCATCGCACTTGTTCCAGGTAAAACGAGCGAGCAATTTATTTCATTAGAAGATGCCAAGCCATTGCCACAAATCGATGTTATTTTTCCTATTGTTCACGGTAACTTAGGCGAAGACGGCTCGCTACAAGGGTTATTGCGCATGGCGAATTTGCCGTTTGTAGGCCCAGGTGTTTTAGGCTCCTCTGCCTGCATGGATAAAGACGTTACCAAAAGATTACTTAGAGACGCAGGCTTAAATATTGCTCCATTTATAACAGTGCTCAAAAATGAACGTGCAACAACTGAATATGAAGCGACCGTGGCGCAATTAGGCTTACCACTTTTTATTAAGCCAGCAAATCAAGGTTCATCTGTCGGGATCAGTAAAGTCAGCACTGAATCGGAATTTAACGCGGCGCTGGATTTTGCCTTCTTATTTGATATGAAAGTCCTTATTGAAAGCGCAGTAAAAGGGCGTGAAATTGAGTGCGCCGTATTGGGTAATGAAGAACCTCTTGCCAGCCCTTGTGGTGAAATCGTATTACACGACAGTTTCTATGCGTACCACACTAAATATATTGATGAAAATGGTGCTTCTGTCGTGGCTCCTGCACAATTAGATGATGCCGTGAGTGATAAAATACGTGAGATTGCCTTATCTGCGTACCGCGCACTAAATTGCAGTGGAATGTCCCGTGTGGATGTTTTCTTAACGGAAAACAATGATGTAGTCATCAATGAAATCAACACATTGCCTGGCTTTACAAATATCAGTATGTATCCAAAATTGTGGCAGCAAGGTGGTATGACATACCCACAATTAATCAGCCGACTGATTGAGTTAGGAATTGAAAAATTCCAACAAACTGCGATGTTAAAAACGGCATGTGATGAGCTTTAA
- a CDS encoding adenylate kinase, with protein sequence MKINIIGTSGSGKSTLCQQLSLLLNVPPIELDSLYWLANWQGSSDDELSQKLTAALDNAGSGWVLDGNYTRTQPIKWKEVDMVVWLDYSLPRTLYQSITRTLARICSGQELWEDTGNKERWKNAFFSRDSIILWLLKTYYPNKKRNLSHMANLNLRHIQFVRLTSPKETNLFLQQMKAQVQG encoded by the coding sequence ATGAAAATTAATATTATTGGCACGAGTGGCAGCGGTAAAAGTACCCTTTGCCAGCAACTTTCTTTGTTGTTAAATGTCCCTCCTATTGAGTTAGATAGCTTATATTGGCTAGCAAATTGGCAAGGTTCTTCGGATGATGAGCTTAGCCAGAAACTCACCGCTGCATTAGATAACGCGGGATCTGGATGGGTCCTTGATGGAAACTATACACGGACTCAACCCATTAAATGGAAAGAGGTTGATATGGTGGTTTGGTTGGATTACTCCTTGCCTCGAACCCTTTATCAGTCTATTACGCGTACATTAGCGCGCATTTGTTCTGGGCAAGAGCTGTGGGAAGATACAGGCAATAAAGAACGTTGGAAAAATGCATTTTTCAGCCGCGATTCGATAATTTTGTGGCTGCTAAAGACCTACTATCCAAATAAGAAAAGAAACCTAAGTCATATGGCAAACCTCAATTTACGCCATATTCAGTTTGTCCGGCTCACTTCTCCAAAAGAAACAAATTTATTTTTACAGCAGATGAAAGCTCAAGTTCAGGGTTAA
- a CDS encoding GNAT family N-acetyltransferase: protein MNIPLYYLRHYQSIEKTFWTSICEHSIQIAQHTICYLTPLNSPAFNFIYLQPDSTSHAFMQAHNLFVSQKKNHTLVIPEEMLPQVVNEAESLGYKRDSVTTAMALTLAKQNEVELPDNQVDIVLANHDLSLWAKPLVSAFYLSEEHDQVIQEYVRYHEDALQQGAPQFHLVLLVNGEPATSMTVTIEGTLARFDDIGTEPSYQGNGYASQLIDYALAFCRQQGVEHCFLDASEAGFDLYKKFGFEPLFRYINYVWCK from the coding sequence ATGAATATTCCGTTGTACTATTTAAGACATTATCAATCGATTGAAAAAACGTTTTGGACATCTATTTGTGAACATAGTATCCAGATTGCACAACACACAATTTGCTATTTAACGCCCCTTAATTCGCCGGCGTTTAACTTCATTTATTTGCAGCCTGACTCGACCAGTCACGCCTTTATGCAGGCTCACAACCTGTTTGTTTCACAGAAGAAAAACCATACCTTAGTGATCCCCGAAGAGATGCTCCCGCAGGTGGTTAATGAGGCCGAATCTTTAGGGTATAAACGTGACAGCGTCACTACTGCGATGGCATTAACCTTAGCTAAGCAAAATGAAGTTGAACTGCCTGATAACCAAGTCGATATCGTCTTAGCGAATCACGATCTGTCCTTGTGGGCAAAGCCTCTGGTTTCTGCATTTTATCTGTCAGAAGAGCACGACCAGGTTATTCAGGAATATGTGCGTTATCATGAAGATGCACTACAGCAAGGCGCTCCACAGTTTCACCTTGTGTTACTCGTCAATGGCGAGCCTGCGACCTCAATGACTGTGACGATTGAAGGAACGTTAGCCCGTTTTGATGATATTGGTACTGAGCCAAGCTACCAAGGTAATGGCTACGCTTCACAACTCATTGATTACGCACTTGCATTTTGCCGCCAGCAAGGCGTAGAGCACTGCTTCCTAGATGCGTCTGAAGCAGGTTTTGACCTATATAAAAAATTCGGTTTTGAGCCACTATTCCGCTATATCAATTATGTCTGGTGCAAGTAA